In Henriciella litoralis, the genomic window AATCAGTTCATGGTCCGCTTCCTCAATTTATTCGGAAAAGCACTCGTCGAATGAATCCCAATTGTCGGTAAGGTACCACGGCAATAAAATCTGGCGCTTGTACTGGTCGATCAGGTCCTGTTTCGCCAACATGCCTGATTCTCCAAAATCAATTGCAATCACCACAACATCAGCCCCGGCACGCTTCGAAGTCATCACCTATTGCACAATAACAGCGGTCGCGGGCACAAAGACTTCAAAGCTCGCAAGAGGGCCGGTTTCATCGCCAAAGCCGATCTCATAAGCTGGGTCAGCATGCTTAGCGAAAAGCGCGCAATCAAACCCAGTCATGCTGATGCTGTAATCAAAAACCGGCGCTACATAATTGAGCATCAGCTGGTAGCTCCCACTCCGCGAGATCACAAAATACCGGCTTTGAACGCGGTCATAGACATAATCCGGCGAAGGCCGAGATTCATATACCAGCGGATGGTCTCCCCCCGAACTCAGATGATCTGCCAGGAAGCAAAAATTTTTTCCGGTGGGGTTTTCAATATCTAGTATAAGCCAAAGTTGACTGGCGTCGTAAACCGCCCGCGAAAGCTCAACGTCCAACGCAACAGGTTCGGCCAATGGCGCGCGATCGTCCGCCTCTTTCACTTCGGTGTTTGCGCACCCCTGACATAATATGGCGACCAAAACGGGCAGAACCACGCTCCCCACTGAATTGAATGACATGACAGGCTCCATCTCAACAGTCGTCTGGATACACCATACAGGTGTAGCCGTCTGTATTTAAGAAAGGATCGCCTACGCCTTGACGACGATACACATCTAGCCATCCCCGCAGGATCCGTCTTGTTCATGGGGTCATCCACCGCCCACTCCCCAACATTCACCTTGAGCGCCGCAGGGTGAGCGAAGCCGAACCACGGGGTGAGATGGCGAACTGTCGTGGCGTTTGTGGCAAGCTCATTAATAACGCGATATGAATATTTTTTTCTCTTCTTGAGACATATTTGAAAATTCACTTCTATGGCGCAGCAAAAAATAACCAAACCGAACTGTTGTAATCATCACAGAAATAACAACTGCATAAACAAAAATATACCAATCACGATACCCAAACCAAAAAATACAAGTTACGAAAATGCATTGAAATAAGCTTGAGACAAATATGCTCCTAAGCACCGTAAACATTCAGGATACCTTCAATATTTATCTTATCTATATTATGGTCTTACTTATGTAAGTTACCTTATAACTCTCGGGATGTCGTTCATCGGCCGCAATCATCGAAGGTCGGTCCGAGATCCAACGGCTAGCCAGGACCTCTAGCCATCCTCTAGTTTCAGTATTTTCTCATGTCGAACCAGACTGAGATGCCCGCCCTCCAGTACGTAATAATTAGCATATATTTCAATTCGGTCGCCGTCCTTGATATCCGGAAACATGGCGAGATTAATGCCCGCCATCGTTCCGTCAGGCATCTGCAATAGCGTGAAAGCGCGGTCAAAATCCCGCCTGACGATGCCAGTGGTTTCGCAATACCCGGTCGATTCAGCTGTTAGGTCTATATCGGCACAGTCCGTCACGGTCCCTGATTTACAGGAAGCTAATGCCAAAACAATCGCGCTCAGCGTCAACAGCACGCTCAAATTTTTGGGCATTTTCAATCTCCATGTTGAGCCAAAGCAAACCTGCGCACGTCGAAGAGGCATCATTGATCGTAAGGCTGATCGGGATAGGCTCCAACCCGATTGCCCCACCAGGACAGCGTGCGCTTATCGACGACCTTGAAGTCCGGCGTGACCCTGAAAATAGCCGACAGGTCAGACACCCCAAGCAATTCAAGCTCGATCCAGCAGTCCGACGATGCGTTGACAAGCATTCGGCCGGGGAATGGCACATAGTCCATGCTATGAAGCGGAAACCTCGCGTAATGTTCGATAACGGCCGGCACGCGCGCGTAACACGTCTCATCGAAACCAACGAGGTCCCACGCCTCGCCATCAATCGTGACAGATTGCGCGGGTCGCTCAGCGGCGCCCTTCTCCCCCGACGCGCGAGGGACGGTCAGAGCAGTTGCCAGAACGCCAGACAGCGCCGCGAAGACAATGCCAAATAGGGTCGCGTCCATCAAACGAGCGAGCCTCACGCTGTAGCCTCCAGTTAAAAACTTATCTCAATTTTAAAAATGCGTAGAATAGCAAGTAAGCGATGGCCGTAAGGACCAGGAACTTTACAAAGTGTCCAAGGTGGCGGTTGTTCATATCAGCATGTTTAGTCGTTTGCGCAAATCTCGACGCTAACTTTTGCGGCGATACGGCTTCCTGTCTTACTGACTGTACGGGAAGCGATCTGTTATTCATGAATGCGGGGGGCGTGTTTGCCGCAAAAGAGGACATCCGGCACGATAGGCAGTTGCCCACAAATACCTGTACATCATTATGCGCGGACTGTGACACCTAGTTGAGTAGGCGCACTGTTGAGTTGCAAGCCGCGAGATGTGCTTATGGGTTGGACGCCGTTATTCTCGTTAGATTGGACCTTTGCTTGATTTCCCAAGGAACCCGCTTAATCAGCATTGCACAAATTCCGTCGGATTCCTTCGCGGCCTCTACTTCGAGTTCTTGAACCTTATCCCTCGAAAACACTGCCCAGATTGATCTCTCGTCACCGGCCCCGGAGATATTCTGTACTTCGCTGGGAAAGTAGACAGCCGATCTCGGAGCATAATTTTGAGATGCCCCTCGGCACAAGCGGATTTCAATCCACAAGAATGTGCCCATGTCTTCGGATGTAAGGCCGGGCTCCAAACTGAATGCCAGTCCGACGAGATCATCTTCCTTCTTGCTATACGGCGGCGGCTTACTGTCGGGAAGCTTTTCGACTCTTGAGACGTCATCGCGGCTCGCGACATAGTCGAGCGTGTACCTCTCGCAAGCACCAACAAAAGAAACAATTGCGATGACCAAAGCGCGTTTGAAAAGCGAGACAGCTAGCATATTCTCGTCCGAGTACAGTAAGATTTATAGACACGAATCTTCATCTCTCATCCTCATTTTAAGGTTGATCGGGATAAACTGCCAGCTCATTTCTTCTCATCTTCATTGAAGTATTCGTAAAACCAGACGGTAGTGTCTCAGTTTGAAATTAGAGAAGCCCTTGCGGGCTAGGTTGTGGAAAAGTGCTTTTTGCTCCGTCTTTTGATGGCTTCGCAACATCATTCTTAGAATCATTTCGAGACTGCCCCCCGAATCGTTCGGAGTCACATTTTTGCACTCAGCGCGAAAATTCGCTCTATTTCACGAAATGCCTTGTGCGAAAAAATCGCAATGGCATCACGGCTGTAGCTCGGATTCGCCGTAGCAGAAGGGCAATGCGCCGCATGCTTGCCGCTTGACGGCCCAGTGAATAGCTGTCAAGGCAAATATGAAAATGGGAACAAATCGGCCGCTGCAACTTTTATGCTTATAAGTCAACCCTTGTTAACGGGGCGTGCCTTATAAAGGCCAGAAAGCGTTCCTATATAGGTATTAGGGCAAGGAAGCCCAGCGGAGAAAGCGGACAGGTTCACATGCCCAAAGGACCTAACGGAGAAAAAAGACCAGCCGACACCACAGCGGCAGCTATGATGGTTGGAAAGATTGCCACGGGCGAGGTTGAGGAGAAGTCAACCGCTGATCGTGGCTCACAAGGTGGCAAAGCGCGCGCTCGGAAGCTCGACGCCGCTAGCCGTAAGGACATCGCTAAAAAGGGCGCTACTGCCCGATGGAAGGAAAGGAGACTGGAAATGAACACCACTGAATGTCAAAAACTGGTCGCCAACTATGCTGAGAAGCGAAAAAATGGCCTTTTGGATGTCAAGTTTTTCCTTCTTAACACCGACGAGGCTCTGAAAGAGGAACTTTGCGCAGAAGTTAATCGTCTTGATGATGCGCTTGATAGGGGCGATTACGTTGAGCTAATATTCCACGACAAACACCCTGTTGCATAATACAAAGAATGTATTCTAAGTTAAAGCTCGCTTCGGCGAGCTTTTTTCTTTGGAGCGTTTTATTTTGACTGAGCTGTCAGACGACCTTGTAGCGAACGCTGTCCTTGTTGCTAACGAGGTAGTTAATCAGCCGGGCGTTTACGGCCCCTCCAAACAATGGGACGGCCCCGTTTCGGTTGACGCGCTAAGGGAGTATGTGATCGCTAAAACTGGCATTCCGCTATCGATAAAAGATGTTTCATTTGAGGGTAAGTTCACCTGCTCACGGATTGAGCGTTACAAGGATCGGAACGAAATAACAGTTCGTTTTGATTTGGACCAAGACATGAAGCGTTTTGGGTGCGTGAAGGAATTAGCTCATATTTTGATTGATACAGACGAAAGCATGCAGCCCTACGGAGATCATCGCATAGATGATCTTGTGGATCGGGGGATTATTGGCCTCGCCAGCGGCGATGGTCCGACCGGAATGGCGACCCAGTCAGAGTACTTGGCTGAGATAGCAGCTATGGAAATAATGTATCCATTAGAGCGACGAAATATTGATATGAGCGCTAGTCAGGAGAGCGGTGTCCTGCCAATTCGGCGTGTTGCCCTGGAGCGCGAAATGCCGCCCGTTTATGTCGCGGCGTCTATTAATGAGCATTATCTTCGGTATATCAAAACGGCATGCAAGCAGGCGGTGTCTAAGGGCTAGAAATTTCAAAGTGAAACAAAATGCTTGCTAAAGCGGTTTGTGTCAGTTAGACATCCCGCATGGCAAACGTACTCCCAACTGAAAAGCGCGCGATGATCCTCTCCATGCTGGTTGAGGGCAGTTCTATGCGCTCAATCAGCCGGGTAGTGGGCTGCTCAATCAACACCATCACAAAATTGCTTGTGAGCGCTGGTGAGGCGTGCCTCGACTTCCATGATGAGAATGTCCGCAACCTCAACAGCAAGCGCATCGAGTGCGATGAAATCTGGTCATTCTGCTACGCCAAGCAAAAGAACGCCGACGGCGCGGATATGCCGGATTTTGCGGGCGACGTCTGGACGTGGACCTCCATCGATGCCGATAGCAAGCTGATCTGCAACTGGTTTGTTGGCGGTCGTGATGCCGAGTTTGCCAATCACTTCATGCATGATCTGGCATCGCGCCTCGCCAATCGCGTACAAATGACCACCGATGGCCACAAGGCGTATCTGAGCGCGATTGACGGTGCGTTCGGCAATGACATCGACTATGCCCAGCTCGTGAAGCTGTACGGCAACCAGCCGCAAGGCAAGACGGCGCGCTACAGCCCTGCCGAATGCACCGGCATCAAGAAGAAGGTCCAGACTGGCGCACCAGACAAGAGCAAGATTTCGACGTCCTACGTTGAGCGCCAGAACCTCACCATGCGCATGTCCATGCGTCGTTTCACGCGCCTGACGAATGCCTTCTCAAAGAAGTTCGACAATCACTGCCACGCGCTGGCGCTCTATTTCGTGTTTTACAATTTCTGCCGTAAGCATAAGACGCTAGGCACGACACCTGCGGTTGCGGCGGGTGTCACTGATCAACAGCGAGACATGGCTTGGATTGTTGGCTTGATCGATGCGGCAAACCCAGCGCCAACAAAGCGCGGCCCATACAAGAAGAAAGAAATTTCAAACTGAGACACTACCAACCAGACAAACCATACAAGAACAAAAAGCTAAATAATGCCGTCGGAAACAAGACAAACAAACTTGTCCAGGAAAACAGCATTCCAAGCGCACTGCTCCAGACGTTCTCACAACCATCCGGACAGACGCTATTAGCGATTTCTGAAGGCACCAAAGACCCAAATCGCATACGCAAGAAAAAGCCAATAAACACTGGCAGCACTATAAATATAATGGCGTTTTTGTTCTTATAGTGATCTAGCATTTACACCTCATGGGCGATCTTGCCCATTTCTTGCAGCCTTGATGGCTCTAGGACTACTGGCATTTCCCATGTCCTATCGCATCAAGATATACACCGCAGAATGCCCCTACGTCGCTCTACCGTCGGCGCCGAAGCCCTGAAGTCTATATGGCTGACTGCAATTGGGACAGACTTGAAGCTCGCACCCGTTTCTAGCCATCCAGGCTTCAGAACACGCCTCGCAAAGCAGCCAATTACCTTCAAACGGAGCGATCTCTCGCTGAACAGAAGGCGGTGCGAATTCAGCCTCCAGAATATCCTGCCATCTTCGCCAGATCGGCCTGACCGCATCATCGCCGTCGACTAACTTGTCATAGAAGTGCGGGTCATTTGCCCAAGCTTCAACGGCGAAAAGATATGAAGCCGGAACAGCCGTGCGCTTACCAGGCAACGGTTCCCGAACGCGCCAATGGCTCGATATTCTCGCGTCCAGTACATCGTAAGATGACGCTTCGACGAATGACGGAGCTGAGGGGAGCGATGGCTTTTGCAGGATGAGTTGAAGCTCTGCCCCAACTGACATGCCAAGAACCAGCAGCTCACCGTTGTCACACTCGGCCCCCGTCGTGGCGTGCAGCTTCTTTAACTTAACATACATCGATAACTACTCTGCAACGCGACCGCGACGTTTTGCGCAGCCGGCATCTTCAAACTTTAAGTCAGACAACTCACTCGTCCCCCCTAGAAAAAGGTCTTCACCCGACACAAAGAAAGCCCTGCAAGCCCTGTTCCGACAGCGAATTTAAAAGCGTTTGACAGTGTGCGTACAAGGGGCACAATTTTAGGCCGAGTTTACAGCCGGGGGGCCAAAATGGTGCCACCTGACCTATCGTTATTACAAGGCGCTAGCCGCGAGTTCGTCGATCAGGCGAAGCTCGCTTTATCTTGCCTAACTAATGGCGAGCATCTCTTATAGATCCAAGAACCGTCGTGCGAACTTAATTTCGACGACTCTATTTTCGCGAAACTCAACATAGATGGTTTCTTGTTGCCAGCCGCTTAAAGCTAAAATCCACGTGTCTGAATCCCCGATTCTCGGCGAATGTTCACTATCAAGTGCGGGAGAGAAATAGTGATTGCCTTCTACAACATACGAACTCAATTTTAGAGAATTGTTCGGATCCCGAATAATTGTCAGCACGCGCGCCTTTGTGACGCCAACTTCTATGCCGCGATATTTACCATCTGAAATCGTACCACTGCTCTGGCTGAAATTTATAAGCACGCTAAAGGAAAACCAACACACACATACAAACCCGATAACCGCGAGAATGCTTTTGAGCCATATAAGTGGGCGATTTAGCTGAACCATTGGGGAATTAGCATCCTGGTTTTATTCTACTAGCGGCACACGACACTCTGTATCGGGTTCTAATTTGGTCTGACTGATTTGCTCCCGGCACTTTTGCGCCGCTTGGTACCGTGAAAGCATTTCCTTCAGACGCAGCAGCTCGTTGTGCGATAGATACAGCAGCGGAGTTACTGTTAGCAGAACCACTCCTATCCCTGCCAGTATATTTGGGAGCACCGTGCTTCATTCGCGCGTAAAATGTATGCTCAACCGGCCCCGCATCCGATGGCAAAATGCTATAATTGTCATGGCCGATAGTTGCGTCTCCTGCTGCAATCACTGCTTCATCAGATGCATTGATAACTGAGATCGTTAGACCATCCATATTGCCCTCAATAGCTTGTTGCAGATAGCGCTGATCGCCCTCATCGATTCCTAGCGCGTTTCTGGACAGTCCTCCGTTCTCGTTCGCCCCAAAAGAATACTGCTCGCGCACCAGATCACTTAGTTTGTCACCATCCGCCACCACGATGAATGCATGGTCCTGTCCTGTGTCAACACCTTTGAAGATGATTGGGCGAGCGATAAAGAACGCCTTCATCCCACTTGGATCGGTCGCATTGATCGGATCATCGTGGACATACGCATACAGATTGAACTGGTCGCGGTAGCCGACCCTAGTCGGTCGACAGGAACCGTCCGGCCAAAGGGGTATCAGCCTTTACCGGGAGAAGCACGGCACCTCGCCGAGGTCTCCATCGGCCACGGCCTCTCCGCCGACGCGCTGATCTACGGCATGGCAGCGAAGGTGAAGCGATTCAGGGGTCTGTGGGGTCGGCGCTGAGACTCTTTAGTCCGGCGCTACAGGAGGCGCCTCACATGGAATAAGCTGCCTGTTGACGACTCTGGAGCATCGCCAGGCCTCAGTTTCATTTTCGCGAAAAAAGTGAAAGTTTCCGAATGCGCTGCACTCTTCTAGAAAGTTGGGATTGCGAGCGCCGAACGTGATCACCGTGCCACCCTCAGTCTCATAGCGCGAATGGTAGAAGCACTGCGGGAGTATGGTGTAACCGATGGCCTCAAACGGCTCTCGATGCGACTCCAGAATTGCCCATGTGTCCATCAGGTCAGCGAGTTCTCCACCCATGAGATGATAGGATCGAATAATCTCTAATTCTTTTAAGTCAGCGGGATCGGCGGCTTCTTGGGCGGCGCCCGTCGCGGTGCAGGCCTGCATCAAAAAGCTGAGAAGCACAGTTATCAATATCGCTCGCATCGAAGTCGCTTCCTCTCGGCTATGGCAGAATATATTCGCCCGAACGCTTATCTCGGCTTGCGATAGGACGGCCTCTAAACATGGACTTGCCATCCGCGTCTATCAATGCGGGAACACCTGGAAAGCGCTGTTTATCGAGCGCGCTTATCAATCTTGTTCACTGGATCATTTGCGACATACGCATAAAGATTGAACTGGTTGCGGTAGCCGACCCAAGTCGGTCGACAGGAACCGCCCGGCCACGGGGGCATGAGACAGCGCCTTTTATATTTTCGGAGCCGGTCGCGCCTGTCAGGGGCGGTGAGGCTTATGCATCAAACGGCGAAGAGCTCTGCATCCTCGAGCACGGCATCTCGGCCGCATACGGATTTTAGATCACTTTCGATCTGCGCCAGAATTGCGTGATGGAGTTGTCTACCTTCTTCGTCCGAGACCCGGAATGACCTTGCTGAGCATGAGTTCAGGTCAAAAACGTGGAGCAGAATGCCATCATCGCTTCTCTCGGCAGCGAAATACTCGCCACTCAAAGAAAGATGTACCCGAAAACTATCGGACTCCGATTTGAGGAACTTTGTATAAGCTCTCAACCATTCCGATGGCTGGATTGTGAAGGAGCAGGATTTTACCTCTGTTTCCAAATGTACGGTGTAGGAAGCTTGCGAAAACATGATGTCCGAATGCACGGAGTTGCTTGGAGCGTAGAAGCTGAAGCCCTCACTTTGGACGCTTATCTTGGTCATCGAATGTCCCGCTGCTCCTCATGGATTGGATTTTGCGCCACCGCCACCGGCAACGCTACCCCTCAAAACATCACCAGCGCGTCTCCCGCTGTTTCGGCCCAGGCAGCTTCGTCCTTTACCTCCCAGGGGTTGCAGGGGAGCCAGGTGGGGCATTTGGGGAGCCGGCGTGGGAGTGGCTGACCAGCCGGCCAGCTTACCTGTCCGTCCGGCGCGATAATCGCGCCGCGATGGCGCAGGCGTTGATAATAGGCGGCGATGCGGCGCCAGGCTTCCAGCGGGTCAGGATTTGCGCTGGTGGCCATGACGCGCTCGAAGAGGTCTAATGAGGCCGCGTTGTAGGGCGGCCTGTCAGTGTCCTTGGCGATGCGCCGCGCCAGCCGATCACGCAGCAATTCGAGCTTGCGGGTCTCGGCCTCAATGGCGCCCGCCTCTTCCAGCCGGCCAAGCCCGGCGAGGCTGACCGTCCATTTCGCCAGCCGCGCAATCCGCGCATTGAGCGTTTCAACGGCCATGTCGCATTTTCGGAAGCCAAGAAGCGCGGCCCATTTTTTGGCGGTCGTGTCGGAGAGGCTGACGGCGGCGCCAGCGGCCTCATAGGTCTCCCCGGCGCGCAGTTTCGCTTCGATGGTCCGCACCGCCAGCATCCGGCCGAGCGGGATGAGTTCAATCGGGTCGGCGGGGTCGGGTGGTTCACTCATACTGGGGAGAGTGCCCCGTAAAGAGATCTCGGCGGACGAAATTGCCAGATCAGGCGTAGCGATGGACAGCTTTTCCGGGAAACGCGTTTTCCAGGCCGAAAACCGGATCACACCGGCCGAAACGGGCCTGAAAATACACCCTCTATGGGGGACACCGCTACGACACCGTCCCTGACGCTCCAAGCGGGGCGGCTATCCCCAAAAGGTCCGACCGGATTAGTCGCCCGTGTCCGACAATCGTGACCGCATCAGATCCAGCCAGGCGGCCTGGCGATGGATGAGGCTGATCAGGTCATTCGGGTCCCCCTCGGCGATCAGCTGGTCGAGCCAGAGTTTCGTGACATTGGCCTGACTGTCGATCCAGTCGAGCACCCGCGCAGGCGGCTCAGCGCGATGGTCACGGTGGGTGCATCCCTGCGCCGTTGGTGTGTCGACGCCCATTTGCCGATCTGTTGTCACCCTTGAATATTCGCTTTGTTGCAGTGCGTAGGCCATATCCGATCTCTCCTTGTCTAGTTGCGACTCATTCTCATTTGCAAGGAAGTCGCTGGCGTCGTCAAGTGTCGATTTCGCCATATGGCGCGCTTTGCCGCTCCTGACGCAATGGAAAGGCTTGACCTTCTACCCGGCTCAAACCCTATACAGACCAGCACAGAGCGATGTACGGGTAAGGTATGGCAGACGGTTTTCTTGAACTCAGCGGCGCATTCGACGATGCGACCGAGGCAGAATGGCTTGCAGCGGTCGAAAAGGCCCTGAAAGGCGGCGGGCTGGAACGCATCACGCGCAGCAGCGACGATGGAATCGCCATTCGTCCGCTGTATCGTGAGAGCGACTTTCAAAGTGCGACAGACCCGCGCGGGCTGCCCGGCGCTGAACCGTTTCTGCGCGGCGCCGAGGCCGAGCCGGACC contains:
- a CDS encoding DDE-type integrase/transposase/recombinase; amino-acid sequence: MANVLPTEKRAMILSMLVEGSSMRSISRVVGCSINTITKLLVSAGEACLDFHDENVRNLNSKRIECDEIWSFCYAKQKNADGADMPDFAGDVWTWTSIDADSKLICNWFVGGRDAEFANHFMHDLASRLANRVQMTTDGHKAYLSAIDGAFGNDIDYAQLVKLYGNQPQGKTARYSPAECTGIKKKVQTGAPDKSKISTSYVERQNLTMRMSMRRFTRLTNAFSKKFDNHCHALALYFVFYNFCRKHKTLGTTPAVAAGVTDQQRDMAWIVGLIDAANPAPTKRGPYKKKEISN